The Euwallacea fornicatus isolate EFF26 chromosome 20, ASM4011564v1, whole genome shotgun sequence genome includes the window ttattgataattttcggAGAACCAGTTCTTGCTGTTGTATTAATTTTGCCgtattttccataaaactcaatgatatacagggtatctcaCGCATATGGGCTTCTAtccgtatcttgaaaattatgaccagaaaatattaaaaattctggTATCATACTAAAGTGTACGTGACaaatggttaaaatattttcatgaaaacgcCAATTTCTGTAACaccggaaatgaatgtcaactcacttattttaaataaaagatacTATGTATTATattacatttcaaatttgcagaatattatgaatatttttcatgtatagTTTTCTATATctaaattttacagtttttgaaatatttacaatttttcaaaataccaAATAGAAGTTGCAGCCAATAATGCCGTTCCACATGGTTATGAAATGGccaaaaattttgcaacaaaattaTTCGCTGTAGTACAAAATGCTTTACTATCCTTGGATCAGAAAGTTAAATCATGCTTTTTCATAAAGGGTGTTCAAAAAGAAAGcccaaaattgttattgaaaaattgtaaaaaattttaattttttaaatcggaaCACTCTATTTTATCAACCACTACACatttaacaccaaaaataagtactactttcattttaattcTCTACTTAAACTAATACACCTGAATACCGAAACCTAAccgttttcatttcatttcaaaaaaacacttttcagtGTTGAGCACTCGAGGTATGGCGGCACCCGTAAATTATACAAATGACGATTATCTcaatgtatttattatttatggtcaATATAATGAAGTATTAAGCAGAAGGTGTCATACATTTGGTATTCGATATCCAGAAAAAACGAAGCCATCACGAAAAGTACTCAAATGcataatagatatttttaaaactagcAGATCTGTCCAAACACGTTACAAAACTAATAAGCCTATTGTTGACGACACaataaaagtgtaaaaagcTTAATGCTAGATGAATTTCAGTACTAATATTAAAACGGAATTTAAACTATCAATATCAGACAATTATCACTTCAATAAACGTAAAGTTTaagtataaatattatatatgaaaaatgtttataaaattcagcagaattcaaaatttatataatatacagggtgttccattgaAAATAAGCAAGTTGATATTAATTTCCGGTATAAACGGAATTGGTATTTGCATGAAAATACTTTTATCAATAGATCACCTCCACTTTAGTGCGATAccgaaatttcaatatctttCCAGTCAtacttttcaagatacagaAATATGTAGGCCCATATtcgtgggacaccctgtattgcaCCGTTGACTTCGATCTTTTTACTATTTTACCAACTTTGCCCATCGAGTGACTTTcgaatacaatttaattattaattgtcaGAAATATCACTTGATAATTCACAACTTCTTGAAGacatatcaaattattttactagTAACAACTCGAAACTAAACCAGAATGGATTACATTTACCTATGAATCACATGGATTGtcacacaaaaaatataataaaaacaattttttgctagcatttttaaattgtacagAAACTTTATTATgataaaattcctcaaaatgttatgttttttgatacgtatgattaaaaataaaaatgctaattaatatatttattgcgTAATGTTTGAAATAAGGCTAGTTTACTCAttctacaaaaataaataaaaatcctcGTTGTTTTTTGCACATTCAAAGCTCATGTTTCAATGTACGCGATCGTATGGAGACTTTTTTGTCCCACTGTAGGTACTTGCAAAAAACCTCTCGACTAGAAAACGCTAGCAATATTGACCCGTTCTTGCCATAGACCTCTGCAATGACACTTTTCTTTCGGTACTACATAGCAATTACTCAGACGATCAATTCTGTGGGTTCGTTACGTACCAAGGTATTTAGAGAAATCCTGCCGAAAGGATCCAGTTACGCCACTGGAAAATTCTAGCAATTCTGGACAAATGTTGCCATAAACTCTTTAATTATTCTCTTTTGTTGGTTGAAAAAATCCGTGAATACAGCACCGCTTCGTTACCTGTTTCTTAGAaaactttggaaaaataaaaattataacttccGTAAGACCGCTGCACCGCCATAAAAATATGCTCAGTAGTACAACGTTGCCAATTGTATTTGACAGCAATGACATCATCACAATTTCAAATGCAACACCCAGTATATGTATTTGCGCATTTTTTGGCAACGTGGTACATAACTTAATGATTTTCAATTGCTTACGCCATTTTACCGTTAAAAATGTAACGCGTTTTAGTACTTTTGAAAGTCATATCTTACGAACGATTTGAACTAGGtcaaaataattgttacattcctatcaagttttttcaatacgaatgaaaattcaaaactttatATATTCAAAGTGAGATTTTTAGATTcgtcttaaaaatttaaattaacaatcAATTGTGAAGGCGTCTGCCAATTGCCATCATCAGGAAAAGTGAGGTTAGGgggctttaaaaattttaaaattccacttcaattttacatttgttagtttttgtaactattcattttctttctaTAGTGCGCTCTGTTTGtttctgtattaaattttagtatttttaccattttctaaataatccTATATCGTATTTCCTGAAGTCTTTACGTTTGTATTAGCAGTTGCTATAAAATGTTTGAATCGCTATACATCCACACAGATATTACATGTGTAGAAATTATTGGCAATTACTTATTTGTGGGTAAGGATAGATATTTAGCAGTTTATGATAACAATAATTACTATTATTGAGATAACGTTGGAAACTTTCTAATATCAGCATTGAACttctcaaattattatttgataaataactTTCTGGTAGTAGCTACATGCAATATAGATGAGCTGCCATTGAGCAATGTATTATTGAACTGCTGTTTCAGCAAAAGGGAAAGGAAATGGATATTTATCAATAACTGTAGAAGTGAGGACCAAGTTATAACATTGGTATTTACTTCtggaaaataaacattgaCTGTCACATGGCATATTGCATCTTAGCAAGCGTCTCACTGTTCAACCCTTTGATTGAATGGGGTAACAGAAAAAACACATGTCACATTATAGTTAATTAAGTGATTAATAATTGATTTCTTGGTTTAGCCATCCCTTCCCTTGATTAAGTCTTAGCATGGAATTAACATAGACCTCCTCTaactaaatttcttttttgtaaatttcaggTATTGGTGGTAATTTACAAATCTATGACACACTGACAAACAATCTAGTACAAAGACACCAAATTTTCAATGGCCAGAACATCACTGGCATTAGACCAAATTCAACTGAAACTGTACTTATAATCTATGGGGGCAAACACATTGCTTTGTTACCAATACAATGCAAGTcaatcaaaacaaattttagaaaGAGCAGCAGTGGTAGTCAGCGTAAACTTAGTGATTGGATTCTGGATGTCAAGTGGATTgacaataatagaaaatttgcgACTGTGTTTATgcataacaaaattataatttgggATGAGGACTTCAACTCTGAAATGTCAGTTAAATGTGAGGAAAGGTGCATTTTGTATAGTGCTCATTTATGTCTTGACACTACCTCTGAGTTAATTGTATTGTCTGGAACTGTATTTAGTGAGATTTTATTATGGAAACCACTTTGCCAGAATGAAAATGGTTTAGCTATTGTTTTGAAGCGATTAAAACAGCATAAAGTAAGCATTGTAAATAGATACATTCTTATTTCtaacattaagaaaaatctttagggggtgattttttccattaactaTTATCCTGCTAAAGGATTAATATGTTCAGCGTCAGACGACAGATCAGCCATTCTctggagaataaaaaattctggTTCATTAACTAGTATAACATCTAATAGTTCACATCTAACTGAAATTGCAATGGAATGCCAGGTATATGGCCACCTGTCTAGAGTATTCCGTTGCTTAATTATGGATGATTTCTTCATGACTGCAGGAGAGGATtcctttttgatattttggaattttcaagGATTGCTATTGAGAAAAATTAACACTCATCAAGGTGGATCTGTGTGGGCATTGTGTTATGATTCCAAGACAAATGTAGTGTGTACTGGAGGAAATGATGGAGCGGTACTGACGTTCAAAGTTAACCCAAAAACTTTGAATCAAAGCATTATGTTACCGCAATTAGAAAGTCCTAAAATTATTGGTTTATTCAAATCTGGAAGATTGGTTTGCTTCTCTGAAACTGGTActctttattatattaatttggaaaataagtGGTCAATTCTGGGCTGTTTTACAGACTTGCAAAAGTATTGTATCATGCAGTTTAGTCCTTGTAGAAAACTATTGGCTTTGTCTGGATTTGAAGgtcaaatttacatttttcatgaaGAAGAGCAAATTGTAAAGCTCCAGCATGTATTCCACCTGAACAGTCAATCAagaatattttccttctacTGGCTGGATTGCAAAACATTCTTAGTGTCTCAAGAAAAATCTGTTGCTAGTatatatttcttgaaaaataatactattaAATTTGTCCAGAATTTAAAGCTGCCAGTTTTAAAGGAGCCCTGGCCCACTGCTGCTTGTCTTTACAagaatcatatttttcttggagacCGCAAGGGCAATATACATAACTATAAAATAGGATCtgaaacaatattaaattctCTCTGGAGAGCACATAACTATTTGGGAGTTACCTGCTTGCAACAAAACGTTAAGGAGATAGTTTCATTAGGCAGAGATGGCTTGATAAAGAAATACTTATTAGACAGTAAGGATGAGCATTTAAAGTGCATAGAAACCAATAAAACAAAGTTCTCATGGTTAGCAGCTTTAGAGAGTAATCGACTCTTGTCTTTTGGGGGAAATCAGTTTATTGTAACAGACTTAAAATTCCAAAGGATATTGTTTCAGATACCTTGTGGTGGAGGTCACAGATCCTGGCACCACTTGATCACCCCTGATGCTTTTCAATTctcatttattaaagaaaaagctGTTCACTCATTTAAAGCAAACGCGAAAGATTTTGAGCCTACCAGTGTTATAGAAGGCTATCATATAAGGGAAATTAATTGTGCAAAAATTCTATATGAGGTGGATGGATTAATTGTAATTTCTGGGGGTGAAGACACGATTTTGCGCATAAGCCTAATTAAAgagcaaaaactaaaaattttgcaatatttgaaAGTACACTTGTCCAGCATTAGAGCAATGGACCtttattttgtagaaaaatctAGTAAATATTTGTTGGTTACCGGGGGAGGACGCGCTCAAATTATTTGCTGGGAGCTGAAATTTGATGGAAAATTCAGAGTTACTTGTAaagaaaagtataatttttatgagTCATTAGGACACGAAGACTCTGAAACCAGAATAATGGATGTATTGATTACTACAATCAATGATACTTTACTGCTATTGGCTGGAAGATCTGACGGTTCTATAATAACCTTTAGGGTTTCTGAAGACTACCAGTTAATCAAGAAAAATTCGATTATACATTCACAACATTGCATAACAAAACTAGACAAAATTACCATGATCTCTATAGAGATTTTATTGACAATGGCGACAGATGGACGAATAAAATTCTGGTCTATATCAGAAATTAATCCTGTAGAATTAGGTTCATTTCAAATACATCAGTCTGGTATAACCAGTATTAGTTGTCTAGTAAATAGAAATAATCTGTGGCTTTTGAGCGGAGGAGATGATAACTGTTCAAGTTTAGCCTTATTTGCATTAGAAAAGCCTGATCTAATTGTTTCCAGGATGAATTCATTTCAAAGCAGTGGAATACATTGTGCGCAAATTACTGGCTGTTActtaacagaaaaatattttgtaacttgTAGTATCGATCAAAGAATAATAGTGAGTGTTTGGGCTTGGATCAATGGGAAAGTGAAATTTGAAACTATAAAGACTTATAATACAGTAATAGCAGATCCTCAAGGTTTACAAGTAGCTGTTTGGGACGATAAGTTAGTAGTATGTATTTATGGGAATGGTTTTGAAGTTTTGAATATTACACTACACAATAGTCcgtaaaaggaaaatttaggGATATACACTTGCTAGCATGTTagagagaaaaaatgaaatagtaTTGATCCtaataaggaattttattaataatatgcTTTGATTTTATAATTAGGACTAagcatatttgatttttttttacctgatGATTAATACAGCAAACCTGTAGTGTACATCATGTTCTTCaccaatttttatcaaaagaCGGTGCACTGTTGCCATTTTAGATTCAAGGCATTCGAATATTGACAGCATGGTAGGCCGTCAGCTGATTATCACTTTAGACTTTACTTGCATGACGCATTGTTAGCGTTATTCATTCGTTCCTTGCCTGCTGTATTGTTAGTTTATacgttcattttaaatttttcttaagaaTTTACCCATTCTTTTACaagtaaaaactatttttattgtcgTCATGGGTTGTGACGGTGGTACTATTCCTCGTCGTGATGAACTTGTCAGAGTTAAAAAGAGGCCAGAACAAAAGGACAAAGATGCTGAGCAAGCAGCCTTGTGGAAGTGTTGTGCCATAACTCAAGAACTCCTGCAAGAACCCATCGTAATGTGTCACTTGGGTAAACTATACAACAAAATGTCACTGATTGAAACTTTACTGGACCGAAGTACATTGCCAACCCAGTTCCAACACATCAAGAGTCTCAAAGATgtcaaaaacttaaaactcACCAAAAATCCTGAGTACAAAAGCCAAGAAGACAAAAAAGGAGGAGCTGTTGATCATCGAGGCTTTCCCTATATTTGTCCGGTATTGGGGCTCGAAATGAATGGCAAGTTCAGGTTTGTTGCTCTTTGGAGCTGTGGTTGTGTGTTCTCTGAGAGAGCATACAAAGAGATTGCCACCAAAAATTGCCACAAATGCACCAAACCTTTTGAAGATAATGATGTGGTCATCTTGAATGGTTCAACTGAGGAAGATGTGACATTGATGAAGTCAAGAATGTATGTACGTCAAGCACAAAACAAGAAAGATAAAAAGAAAGTTAAAGTTGAACCTTCAACACCAAACAGTTCAAGTGGAGTTCCTACTGAGTCCCTGCCTGaggaaattaatataaaaggAAGTAAACGTTCAGGATCAAGCTGTGAAGAAACAGCTAAAAGAGCTAAAACTCTTGTAGGTCCATCAAGttctttatcaaaaattggCAATGTCATTGCATCAGGGAAAGTAACCAAACCTGAAGAACTGAAGAAAATGGCTGCAGCTTACAGCATTGCCAAAGATAAAAAAGCTACCGATGTCTATAAGTCATTATTTACATCTCACAAGTCCGAGCAGGAGCAAGGCAGAGCCCATTGGATCACCTATAATCCATTTTATAATTAAGCAGGAATTCTACATTGACATTTTCttccaaacaaatttttgtaaatatttgtgttattataattttcattatattattcTCTAGGGTGTTTTGTattgttcttttttgtttgtccTACTAGATATGCTAGACATGacttattttgtttaaatatggtgaCACATTTTTTAGGCACccagtaataaaataaaatatttatttcaataataaacccatttttatgattttgcaattattagttttttatagttattaaCATTATACAAGGTTTTTCTTGCTATATGAAATGGAATATTGTGGTCAAAATATGAGGCTTTCAAAAAGTTTACTTTTGATCTATATTAAGGTCTATTATAGTtactttataaaattattttcatattatacaagATGTTGCGAAATCTGTAAAAGTATTAAAgctatgtttttttaatggaaccctTTATATAACGttgtatttttgaattctcCAATCAAAATAAGTgccagttttaataaaatttagaatacCTAAAATGTAAGgttctttaaataatttgaattttaacgtAATTGACAGTGAATTGTAAtaatagatcatattttatatatctaATCATAATAAACTTGCCATTTTGTACATAgggtgcaaaaattaaaaataatcaaataagaactttaagtggctataatttaattaattcaaatacaACGccatattttgtaatttaccAAGAAATGTAGTTCTTAGTTACCTATCGAACGGTAATAGGTTGTTCATAGCTAAGTTTTCATGTTCTCACAGAATgcgctaaaaaaaatatttttttaaattaagagtTCTAAATCACAACTATAACATAAAActaaagcaaaatatttataacagatgttcgaaatgtccacagttcatttcccgacattataaattctttttttttattactgttaACTCGAGATATTTGTGGGGTAACATTTTCAAGCGCATTGATTATATATGTGTTTTCATATCGTGTGGAGTTGTCGGAGgcaacatttaatttaataacttgaTGGGTTCTTTATTGGTATGTTGCAGTTATACCAATTTAGCGACATGAGGTTGTACTTAACTATAACTTCTTACAATGAAAAGGGGGTGAAAGCTCTATTATACAAAACCAcacgtttttgaaaataatggatACTGAAATCTGGCCATGCCAAACACACGGCTAAAAAATGGTAAACAACATAAGGGTCGCATAAGCATACATTACAGCAGACTAAACTAAGattaaatgtattatttgacatttttaaatatcgtaaAGAACTAGATACATTgcaacttttaattaataaacatcAAATGGCTTAAAGAGCAATTATTTAGCATATTGTGTAAAACCGCAAAGACTTAGCTATGAGTATCTTAATACGATTCAATAGGTAACGAATAATTACATTTCCTGCTGAGTTAAAAAACATggtattataattaaattaatcaagttgTAGCTacttaaagttcttatttgatgagttttaatttttagatgcCCTGTAGAACAAGTTTTTTATGATCgagatataaaatatgatccaCTGTATCGCTACACTGTAAATTGCtgttacaatttttgttttaaatacttcttaagtACAATAGAACTCGGTTAATACAAGACCACGGTTATAATGTCCAATTTATTGTCACGTTGAGTGTATTAGAAATACAATGGATCCGATAACAACGAGCGATCGTTTATAGAGAGCAAATTTGCCTGTGCCTTGAGTGTTCGTATCAAGCGAATTGCACTGTATTTAAAACATGTAAATTAcattcaattttgataaaactcaaattattgaaaaaactttaGTTTGAGGtattttaaatcttatttaaacacacagttatttttttaccacataatccaaaaatacaatatacagatttgatttaaaaaaaccatgACTTCAATACTTTCAGGGCttttgaaacatcctgtataacaCGAAAATAATCTCAAAAAGTAAGCAGAATAGATCCCTATGTAGCCAAAAAgcaaaactttttgaaactttacaTTTTGGTTGTCTCCTGCTTTATAACGTGAATAATACTGCGTAATTAGGTACATGATTTTACCTGCCAccgttcaaataaaaataaagttagaAGCAGTTTCCGTTAATTTGTATAATTATAAGAAACCATGTATTTcttttcatatatttattcAAAGGTGCCGACATCattctctttaaaatttggaagGCCTCCCCACGCATTTAAATCCACAGTAGCTGAAGTGCAAACTTTATCTActgttttttaatagaaaataatgacCCTGGATATCTAAGGCCGAAACggatattttgttatttatatactttttCTCATTAACAACTACTTCAGAAATCAAAATGCCTGCAAACATGTAAATAATCATTAATGTATTGAAAAACTTTACAACAACAAAAGATATATACGAGGCAATGCAAAAAATTCGTTGGAGCACCCGTAATCCAAACAAGTATATAATAAAGTACAAAACTGAGttctcaaatttaaaatataacattttatatagtaaagtaaaatttgctATTAATCCCAATCATCTCCCCAGCCTTCTTCACTTACATCTTCTGTATTAACTGAGAGTTTGCTGCTAACTAAATCACCGCTTTTTTCTATTGTAGCACCGATTACAAACTTATTACTCGCCCGTATCACCGGTTCCATATcctcaaaaaaatcaatttcattctGTTCTAATTCCATTTtagtttgatttttaatatccAATTCGGTAATGTCTATTATCTTCTTCGTTTTACTGCCAttcgttattttatttgaatgttcTTCCGACAATCTAACTTCCTCCGTGTCGTTTACATGCAAATAGTGAGTGTCAGTATTGTCATCTATTAGTGTCACTTCGCTAATTCCCTCCACATTTTCATTACCCCAATCATCCCAAATATCAACATCCTCTTCTGCCGATTGTTCAATTTCCTCTGTAGACGTTTCCCCTTCTTCACCATCAGGTCTGGGTCGTTCTGGAAGATCATGAGGACTCGTATTTAATTCAACACTCGAGCTTGCTGCGCTTGACTCAGGCCCGATGATTGGACGATTTTGTTCAACcatagaatttaatttttgaggatttttaGATGGTTTGCGGGAAGAAGTATGATGTTTTGGGCGGCCGTCATTGAATAATTTTGCACGCTTGCCACCAATCACTACATCAGCACCGAGAATTGGCACTAAGTCTGCTAATGTATGCAAAGTGACTGCTACTAGTTCATTATTTGTGTCTTTAATTCCAACCAAGAgctaaaaaataagtttaagtATCGagattgttataaaaaaataaaaaaatttacatacttCGGGCAAAATATGTAGTTGTAGTTCTTCTTTGGTAAAACAATCTATAAAGTGACAAAAGTATTCTAGAAGCAGAAGTCTAATTTGGGCATCTCTGacacaaaatatgtttaaaagcTGAGGTGCtatgtattttctaaaaatctgGTCAGAAAACAAAGCATTGTTTTCGCCTAAAACAagagaagattttttttttacactgtGTAatatgaaggtatttgaatatcaaatattaaattt containing:
- the LOC136345556 gene encoding tRNA (34-2'-O)-methyltransferase regulator WDR6 isoform X3 is translated as MFESLYIHTDITCVEIIGNYLFVGIGGNLQIYDTLTNNLVQRHQIFNGQNITGIRPNSTETVLIIYGGKHIALLPIQCKSIKTNFRKSSSGSQRKLSDWILDVKWIDNNRKFATVFMHNKIIIWDEDFNSEMSVKCEERCILYSAHLCLDTTSELIVLSGTVFSEILLWKPLCQNENGLAIVLKRLKQHKGVIFSINYYPAKGLICSASDDRSAILWRIKNSGSLTSITSNSSHLTEIAMECQVYGHLSRVFRCLIMDDFFMTAGEDSFLIFWNFQGLLLRKINTHQGGSVWALCYDSKTNVVCTGGNDGAVLTFKVNPKTLNQSIMLPQLESPKIIGLFKSGRLVCFSETDLQKYCIMQFSPCRKLLALSGFEGQIYIFHEEEQIVKLQHVFHLNSQSRIFSFYWLDCKTFLVSQEKSVASIYFLKNNTIKFVQNLKLPVLKEPWPTAACLYKNHIFLGDRKGNIHNYKIGSETILNSLWRAHNYLGVTCLQQNVKEIVSLGRDGLIKKYLLDSKDEHLKCIETNKTKFSWLAALESNRLLSFGGNQFIVTDLKFQRILFQIPCGGGHRSWHHLITPDAFQFSFIKEKAVHSFKANAKDFEPTSVIEGYHIREINCAKILYEVDGLIVISGGEDTILRISLIKEQKLKILQYLKVHLSSIRAMDLYFVEKSSKYLLVTGGGRAQIICWELKFDGKFRVTCKEKYNFYESLGHEDSETRIMDVLITTINDTLLLLAGRSDGSIITFRVSEDYQLIKKNSIIHSQHCITKLDKITMISIEILLTMATDGRIKFWSISEINPVELGSFQIHQSGITSISCLVNRNNLWLLSGGDDNCSSLALFALEKPDLIVSRMNSFQSSGIHCAQITGCYLTEKYFVTCSIDQRIIVSVWAWINGKVKFETIKTYNTVIADPQGLQVAVWDDKLVVCIYGNGFEVLNITLHNSP
- the LOC136345556 gene encoding tRNA (34-2'-O)-methyltransferase regulator WDR6 isoform X1 → MFESLYIHTDITCVEIIGNYLFVGIGGNLQIYDTLTNNLVQRHQIFNGQNITGIRPNSTETVLIIYGGKHIALLPIQCKSIKTNFRKSSSGSQRKLSDWILDVKWIDNNRKFATVFMHNKIIIWDEDFNSEMSVKCEERCILYSAHLCLDTTSELIVLSGTVFSEILLWKPLCQNENGLAIVLKRLKQHKGVIFSINYYPAKGLICSASDDRSAILWRIKNSGSLTSITSNSSHLTEIAMECQVYGHLSRVFRCLIMDDFFMTAGEDSFLIFWNFQGLLLRKINTHQGGSVWALCYDSKTNVVCTGGNDGAVLTFKVNPKTLNQSIMLPQLESPKIIGLFKSGRLVCFSETGTLYYINLENKWSILGCFTDLQKYCIMQFSPCRKLLALSGFEGQIYIFHEEEQIVKLQHVFHLNSQSRIFSFYWLDCKTFLVSQEKSVASIYFLKNNTIKFVQNLKLPVLKEPWPTAACLYKNHIFLGDRKGNIHNYKIGSETILNSLWRAHNYLGVTCLQQNVKEIVSLGRDGLIKKYLLDSKDEHLKCIETNKTKFSWLAALESNRLLSFGGNQFIVTDLKFQRILFQIPCGGGHRSWHHLITPDAFQFSFIKEKAVHSFKANAKDFEPTSVIEGYHIREINCAKILYEVDGLIVISGGEDTILRISLIKEQKLKILQYLKVHLSSIRAMDLYFVEKSSKYLLVTGGGRAQIICWELKFDGKFRVTCKEKYNFYESLGHEDSETRIMDVLITTINDTLLLLAGRSDGSIITFRVSEDYQLIKKNSIIHSQHCITKLDKITMISIEILLTMATDGRIKFWSISEINPVELGSFQIHQSGITSISCLVNRNNLWLLSGGDDNCSSLALFALEKPDLIVSRMNSFQSSGIHCAQITGCYLTEKYFVTCSIDQRIIVSVWAWINGKVKFETIKTYNTVIADPQGLQVAVWDDKLVVCIYGNGFEVLNITLHNSP
- the LOC136345556 gene encoding tRNA (34-2'-O)-methyltransferase regulator WDR6 isoform X2, which encodes MAYCILASVSLFNPLIEWGIGGNLQIYDTLTNNLVQRHQIFNGQNITGIRPNSTETVLIIYGGKHIALLPIQCKSIKTNFRKSSSGSQRKLSDWILDVKWIDNNRKFATVFMHNKIIIWDEDFNSEMSVKCEERCILYSAHLCLDTTSELIVLSGTVFSEILLWKPLCQNENGLAIVLKRLKQHKGVIFSINYYPAKGLICSASDDRSAILWRIKNSGSLTSITSNSSHLTEIAMECQVYGHLSRVFRCLIMDDFFMTAGEDSFLIFWNFQGLLLRKINTHQGGSVWALCYDSKTNVVCTGGNDGAVLTFKVNPKTLNQSIMLPQLESPKIIGLFKSGRLVCFSETGTLYYINLENKWSILGCFTDLQKYCIMQFSPCRKLLALSGFEGQIYIFHEEEQIVKLQHVFHLNSQSRIFSFYWLDCKTFLVSQEKSVASIYFLKNNTIKFVQNLKLPVLKEPWPTAACLYKNHIFLGDRKGNIHNYKIGSETILNSLWRAHNYLGVTCLQQNVKEIVSLGRDGLIKKYLLDSKDEHLKCIETNKTKFSWLAALESNRLLSFGGNQFIVTDLKFQRILFQIPCGGGHRSWHHLITPDAFQFSFIKEKAVHSFKANAKDFEPTSVIEGYHIREINCAKILYEVDGLIVISGGEDTILRISLIKEQKLKILQYLKVHLSSIRAMDLYFVEKSSKYLLVTGGGRAQIICWELKFDGKFRVTCKEKYNFYESLGHEDSETRIMDVLITTINDTLLLLAGRSDGSIITFRVSEDYQLIKKNSIIHSQHCITKLDKITMISIEILLTMATDGRIKFWSISEINPVELGSFQIHQSGITSISCLVNRNNLWLLSGGDDNCSSLALFALEKPDLIVSRMNSFQSSGIHCAQITGCYLTEKYFVTCSIDQRIIVSVWAWINGKVKFETIKTYNTVIADPQGLQVAVWDDKLVVCIYGNGFEVLNITLHNSP
- the LOC136345576 gene encoding replication termination factor 2, encoding MGCDGGTIPRRDELVRVKKRPEQKDKDAEQAALWKCCAITQELLQEPIVMCHLGKLYNKMSLIETLLDRSTLPTQFQHIKSLKDVKNLKLTKNPEYKSQEDKKGGAVDHRGFPYICPVLGLEMNGKFRFVALWSCGCVFSERAYKEIATKNCHKCTKPFEDNDVVILNGSTEEDVTLMKSRMYVRQAQNKKDKKKVKVEPSTPNSSSGVPTESLPEEINIKGSKRSGSSCEETAKRAKTLVGPSSSLSKIGNVIASGKVTKPEELKKMAAAYSIAKDKKATDVYKSLFTSHKSEQEQGRAHWITYNPFYN